The candidate division TA06 bacterium genome includes a region encoding these proteins:
- a CDS encoding alpha-2-macroglobulin family protein, protein MEEEKQASRDPSRKLLLTIVILLAVIAVGVILILVIPRGRIPVTIESFTPEGRVPQTTNFTVEFSQEIVPETLINVPLEKAPLVFNPSIPGEFKWIARHKLRFFSEAYLLPSSNYTAHVLPEVIVREGQFLKGKRKFRFYTTRFRVDYASVSLVFGPDIKKQVILQGEVAFNYPVDPKDVKKYMSLRYGRHPTIPYEITTQEADKKIRFETEPMARWEEDRTVVLKVVQWLKPIKGNLGLSEDYVRDIRVKGKGELKVEGLIPDQKGRFGTLKIKFSAPVAADEAEQYITVEPSIDVKMVSDYRYIKLLGSFEAGIGYTVTVKPGMMATDGSILKREFSDRVALKNLEPRMEFVGKGIYLSREGNLNVGLETVNMDSVEVEVVKIYANNLVYLLHTGTLRYDRGRRYGYNVRNLGKMVSREKIAIATVLNEEVITPINLQKYLDDERIGIFSVGAYKPGERWKSSHRWAMITDLGIMAKMTEDQLVVWVNSLSTLKPVRGAKVTLISRNNQTLLEGFTDSNGLAKFSATREAIGDFDPFFIVASHEKDLSFIELSRNRLSFSDFEVGGNPYLLDGYTAFLYTDRGVYRPGENAHLVSIVREPEMIVPASFPLRVEVWGPQDQMLYEFRKETNEQGGCEFEVHLPSYIRTGRYTAKAFLGKKNEIGRTSFGVEEFMPDRIKVKMETDSAAYSIGQRVPVRVEAVNLFGPPAAGRRSEVKYVIEQMSFSAAEWKHFTFRDGNKKFDKQSRDAGSARLDENGRRTFYISLPEGLSPPSGLKCILTATVFEPGGRSVTARHGFDVHAYSHYAGLRRLKEGYLELDEPVELEFIILDKNKQVAPGRECEVSFYQIVYQNVLRRTGRRGYRYVSERQEKLVESFRLTSKKQAERFTVTPDDYGRYRAEIRDKNSNSSSSMTFYVSGWGYAPWAMEKPERLELDLDKPSYRPGETAKVQIRAPFSGKLILTVEKEKVVDHRILMMEENTATLEIPVSSDYKPNVYLSASVIRSTSSLEQHAPVRAYGAVPLLVDCGDNRHTLNIDVPTEVRPERPLKIDFTVEGKRKSHYITIAAVDEGILQLTNFQTPDAFDFFFSKKRLAVESYDLYSAILPEVEKATTPKSPSGGLAEEERRKRLIPIAVKRVKPVALWSGLLKTDSRGRGSVSLDVPQFNGTLRVMVLSFSGEQFGSARKNVIVREPIVLTPTYPRFISSDDEFLIPVSVFNGTGRKDRFTVTLNVEGPVEELKVSSQTLSLKPEEEGQIVYSVKALRGMGKVTFTLTAEGGHEKAKVTTELPLRPPSPPITLTGSGMVKAGEKGSFAFPSNWISGTTQFDLSLSPFPMLEFAGGLQYLLRYPHGCAEQTTSKVFPLLYFNDLARLVEPELFGTKGPDYFIGEGIRKLENMQLSDGWFTFWPRGWTRSAWTSIYVVHFLVEARKAGYEVSDRVYDRMISALERNVRTRIRDRWELGRRAYACYVLAAAGKPNRSAMLFLKNNELHNMGDYSQYHLAGAFALSGDLKTASTLLPSTVDPGEVKRESGRNFNSSTRAAAIMLDILAEVDPDNPAVLRLVKTLSDRASKRNRWYTTQENAFAFLALGKIFRKQEPGHYTGKITISGNPYADFDSRDQRFTAKDWGGKRVSLQVKGSGNCYYYWKAFGISQDPDIPEYDEELEVRRTYLTKTGHPIEDMVFKQGDLIVGLIACKALTENLDHVIITDLLPAGFEIENPRLESRAGIEWIGRRDYRSDYMDMRDDRLLISVSLPRQRERKFYYAIRAVTRGKFILPPIAAEAMYDPAKSSVSGTGKIQVVE, encoded by the coding sequence ATAGTCCCTGAGACCCTTATAAATGTTCCACTTGAAAAAGCGCCACTCGTATTCAACCCATCAATTCCAGGTGAATTCAAATGGATTGCACGCCATAAACTCCGTTTCTTCAGCGAAGCCTACCTTCTTCCTTCCTCCAATTATACGGCACATGTCCTGCCAGAAGTGATAGTCCGTGAAGGACAGTTTCTGAAAGGTAAGAGGAAGTTCAGATTCTATACGACTCGATTTCGAGTAGATTACGCCTCTGTGTCACTTGTGTTCGGTCCCGACATCAAGAAGCAGGTAATCCTGCAAGGTGAGGTTGCTTTCAACTATCCTGTGGACCCCAAGGACGTCAAAAAATACATGAGCCTCAGATACGGGAGGCACCCAACTATACCCTACGAGATTACCACTCAGGAGGCAGACAAAAAGATAAGATTCGAGACGGAACCAATGGCTCGGTGGGAGGAAGACCGTACTGTCGTTTTGAAGGTGGTCCAGTGGCTCAAGCCGATTAAGGGAAACCTGGGTCTGTCCGAGGACTATGTGAGAGACATCCGGGTGAAAGGGAAGGGGGAGTTAAAGGTTGAAGGACTTATTCCAGACCAGAAGGGAAGATTTGGCACGCTGAAGATAAAGTTCAGCGCACCTGTTGCCGCCGACGAAGCTGAACAGTATATCACAGTGGAACCTTCCATCGATGTCAAGATGGTTTCCGACTACAGGTACATCAAACTGCTGGGGAGCTTCGAGGCCGGCATAGGATATACAGTCACTGTCAAGCCGGGAATGATGGCTACGGATGGTTCCATACTGAAGAGGGAATTCTCTGATAGAGTCGCACTGAAGAATCTGGAGCCCAGGATGGAGTTTGTGGGAAAGGGGATCTATCTATCGCGCGAAGGGAATCTCAATGTGGGTCTTGAGACTGTCAACATGGATAGCGTAGAAGTCGAAGTAGTCAAGATCTACGCGAATAATCTCGTATATCTTCTTCACACTGGCACATTGAGGTACGACCGTGGCCGTCGGTACGGATACAATGTTAGGAACCTGGGTAAGATGGTCAGCAGGGAAAAGATTGCCATTGCTACTGTTCTGAACGAGGAAGTGATTACACCCATCAATTTGCAGAAGTACCTCGACGACGAACGCATCGGGATCTTCAGCGTCGGAGCATACAAACCAGGTGAACGGTGGAAATCATCTCATCGATGGGCGATGATTACTGATCTTGGCATAATGGCCAAAATGACAGAGGACCAACTTGTAGTATGGGTCAATTCTCTTTCTACTTTAAAACCTGTGCGTGGCGCCAAAGTCACTCTCATCAGCCGGAATAATCAAACCTTGCTTGAAGGATTTACCGATTCCAATGGACTAGCCAAGTTCTCCGCTACTCGAGAAGCCATCGGTGACTTTGATCCGTTCTTTATTGTGGCTTCTCATGAGAAGGATCTCTCCTTCATAGAATTGAGCAGGAATCGTCTTTCTTTTTCGGATTTCGAGGTGGGTGGAAACCCTTATCTGCTTGATGGATATACTGCCTTCCTCTACACAGACCGGGGCGTGTATCGTCCGGGTGAAAATGCTCACCTTGTCAGTATTGTCAGGGAACCTGAGATGATCGTGCCGGCTTCCTTCCCATTGAGGGTAGAGGTCTGGGGGCCACAGGACCAGATGCTCTATGAATTCAGGAAGGAAACAAACGAACAAGGCGGCTGTGAGTTCGAAGTTCATCTGCCTTCATACATACGGACTGGCCGGTACACCGCTAAGGCATTTCTTGGAAAAAAGAACGAAATCGGGCGGACATCTTTTGGTGTCGAAGAGTTCATGCCTGATCGGATAAAAGTGAAGATGGAAACAGACTCAGCCGCCTACTCAATCGGGCAAAGGGTGCCAGTGCGGGTGGAAGCTGTGAACCTCTTTGGTCCTCCTGCTGCGGGGCGGAGGAGTGAGGTAAAATACGTGATCGAGCAAATGTCATTCTCTGCTGCCGAATGGAAACATTTCACTTTCAGGGATGGGAACAAGAAGTTTGACAAACAGTCCAGGGATGCAGGCTCGGCTCGTCTCGACGAAAATGGAAGGCGCACTTTTTACATTAGCCTTCCCGAGGGTCTTAGCCCGCCCTCCGGTCTAAAGTGTATTCTCACTGCCACTGTCTTTGAACCTGGTGGCCGATCAGTTACCGCTCGGCACGGCTTCGATGTGCACGCCTACTCACACTATGCTGGATTGAGGCGATTGAAGGAGGGCTACCTTGAACTAGATGAACCCGTGGAACTGGAATTCATCATCCTCGACAAGAACAAGCAGGTTGCCCCTGGACGAGAGTGTGAAGTCTCTTTTTATCAGATTGTCTATCAGAACGTCCTGCGGAGGACCGGCCGTAGAGGATACCGGTATGTTTCCGAACGGCAGGAAAAACTCGTTGAGTCCTTCAGACTCACCTCTAAGAAACAGGCAGAGAGATTCACAGTGACCCCGGACGACTATGGCCGTTACCGAGCGGAAATAAGGGACAAAAACTCAAATAGCAGCAGTTCTATGACCTTCTATGTTTCTGGATGGGGGTACGCTCCGTGGGCCATGGAAAAACCAGAACGCCTGGAGCTTGACCTGGACAAACCCTCGTACCGTCCCGGCGAAACAGCCAAAGTTCAGATCAGGGCACCCTTCTCGGGGAAGCTGATTCTAACAGTGGAAAAGGAGAAGGTCGTTGATCACCGTATTCTGATGATGGAGGAGAACACAGCCACTCTGGAGATTCCGGTTTCTTCTGACTACAAACCAAATGTGTATCTATCTGCAAGTGTCATTCGCTCGACAAGTTCACTGGAACAGCACGCGCCGGTCAGAGCCTATGGTGCTGTCCCCCTCCTTGTGGACTGCGGCGATAACCGCCATACTCTGAACATCGACGTGCCGACAGAGGTCAGGCCTGAGCGACCTCTGAAGATTGATTTTACTGTAGAAGGAAAGAGAAAGAGTCACTACATTACGATTGCGGCGGTTGACGAGGGGATTCTTCAACTGACGAATTTCCAGACCCCGGACGCGTTCGACTTCTTCTTCAGTAAGAAACGGTTGGCCGTCGAGTCCTATGATCTCTATTCGGCCATTCTTCCAGAAGTGGAGAAAGCGACTACTCCGAAAAGTCCTTCTGGAGGTCTGGCAGAAGAAGAGAGGAGAAAGCGACTCATCCCCATAGCTGTGAAGAGAGTAAAGCCCGTGGCTCTCTGGTCGGGTCTTCTGAAAACAGACTCCAGGGGGCGTGGGTCGGTTAGCCTTGATGTTCCCCAGTTCAATGGGACCTTGAGAGTGATGGTCCTCTCATTTTCGGGAGAGCAATTCGGTTCTGCTCGGAAGAATGTAATAGTCCGTGAGCCCATCGTTCTCACACCAACGTACCCGAGATTCATTTCATCTGACGATGAGTTTCTGATTCCGGTGAGCGTCTTCAACGGTACAGGAAGAAAGGACCGATTCACTGTCACCCTCAATGTAGAGGGGCCGGTAGAAGAGCTGAAGGTTTCTTCTCAAACGCTGTCGCTCAAACCAGAAGAAGAAGGCCAGATCGTCTATTCTGTCAAAGCCTTGAGAGGCATGGGCAAGGTCACTTTCACTCTCACCGCTGAAGGAGGGCATGAAAAAGCGAAGGTAACTACCGAACTGCCGTTGCGTCCACCATCACCGCCTATCACTCTGACGGGAAGTGGTATGGTGAAAGCGGGGGAGAAGGGCAGTTTTGCTTTCCCGAGCAACTGGATCTCGGGGACGACTCAATTTGATCTCAGTCTATCGCCTTTCCCAATGCTCGAATTTGCCGGCGGCCTGCAGTATCTGCTTCGGTACCCCCACGGATGCGCGGAGCAGACCACTTCCAAGGTATTTCCCCTTTTATATTTCAATGACCTTGCCAGGTTAGTCGAACCGGAACTATTCGGCACGAAGGGTCCAGACTACTTCATCGGAGAGGGTATTCGAAAACTTGAGAACATGCAGTTGTCCGATGGATGGTTCACCTTCTGGCCTCGTGGGTGGACCAGATCAGCGTGGACATCGATCTATGTGGTTCACTTCCTAGTAGAGGCACGCAAGGCTGGTTACGAGGTCTCTGACAGAGTCTATGACAGGATGATCAGCGCTTTGGAGAGAAATGTGAGGACCCGAATCCGCGACAGGTGGGAGTTGGGGAGAAGGGCCTACGCCTGCTACGTGCTGGCGGCTGCTGGAAAGCCAAACAGAAGCGCCATGCTCTTTTTGAAGAACAATGAGCTACATAACATGGGTGATTACAGTCAGTATCATCTGGCAGGGGCATTTGCCCTTTCAGGTGACCTGAAAACTGCCTCAACGCTCTTGCCGTCCACTGTCGACCCAGGGGAGGTAAAGAGGGAATCAGGTAGGAACTTCAACTCCTCCACTCGAGCCGCAGCCATCATGCTTGATATTCTCGCGGAAGTGGACCCGGACAATCCAGCAGTCCTGCGTCTGGTCAAAACTTTGAGCGACAGAGCTTCAAAGCGTAACCGATGGTACACCACGCAAGAGAACGCCTTTGCTTTCCTCGCACTGGGCAAAATCTTTCGCAAACAAGAACCAGGGCATTACACGGGGAAAATCACTATCAGTGGAAATCCTTACGCGGATTTTGACTCCAGAGACCAGCGTTTCACAGCAAAAGACTGGGGAGGCAAGAGAGTATCTCTGCAGGTCAAAGGTTCTGGAAATTGTTACTACTACTGGAAAGCCTTCGGTATTTCTCAGGACCCGGACATTCCCGAGTACGATGAGGAACTCGAGGTTCGAAGAACCTACTTGACCAAGACCGGTCACCCAATCGAAGATATGGTCTTCAAGCAGGGCGACCTGATTGTTGGTCTAATTGCCTGTAAAGCCCTAACAGAGAACTTGGACCACGTGATAATAACTGACCTCCTGCCCGCTGGATTCGAGATTGAAAATCCGAGGCTTGAGTCCCGAGCGGGTATCGAGTGGATTGGCAGGAGGGACTATCGTTCTGATTACATGGACATGCGTGATGACCGTCTGCTTATTTCAGTCAGCCTACCCCGCCAGAGAGAACGGAAATTCTACTACGCCATAAGGGCGGTGACACGGGGAAAATTCATTCTGCCACCCATTGCGGCGGAAGCGATGTATGACCCGGCCAAATCCTCTGTGTCTGGAACAGGCAAAATCCAGGTGGTCGAATAG